A stretch of DNA from Halorubrum sp. BOL3-1:
CGGTCCTGTGTGCGGTGTTGCTCGCCAGCGCGGTCGGTCGGAGTTCGCTTCAGGCGGTCTCGGAGCTGTTCGGGGTTCAAGGGACGGCGCTCATCTACAGGCTGGAGGGCGGGTTCGTCGCGTGGGTCCAGGCCACGTTCGCCACGGCGGAGCTGACCGCGTACTTCTCGTGGGTGTACGTGTACGGCTACGCATTCCTGCTCGCGTTCCCGGTGGTCGCGTGCCTCGCGCTCCCCCGAACGGCGACGCTCAGGCGACTGCTCGTCGCGTACGCGATCAACTACGCAATCGGGTTAGCGCTGTACACGCTGGTGTTCGCGTACGGGCCGCGGAACGTGATGCCCGACATGGTGGCGCCGCTGCTCTTCGCCAACCAGCCGGACATCATGCTGCTGGCCGACGAGGTGAACGTGAACACGAACGTCTTCCCGTCGCTTCACACCTCGCTGGCGGTCACCGTCGGGACGTTCGCGGTGTTGACCCGCGAGGAGTACCCGCGGTGGACACCGATCGGGGTCCCGCTCGCGCTGTCGGTCGTCATTGCGACCATGTACCTCGGGATCCACTGGCTCACGGACGTGGTCGCGGGGTTCGCGCTCGCGTTCGGCTCCGTTTCGCTCGCGTACCGCCTCGTGGACCCTCGCGACGCCGCCGAACCGATCGATGCCGCCGAACCGAGCGGCGACGCGAACGAGGAGCCGCCCGGCTCTGGAACCGGCGCGCACGACTGACCGAACCTCGCGACACCGTCGCGGTCAGACCCCTTCGAC
This window harbors:
- a CDS encoding phosphatase PAP2 family protein, with amino-acid sequence MTPFLSVLTSVVGWVGAMLAVASAAVIGPARLREASNGLRSRLWDARWAGAVLCAVLLASAVGRSSLQAVSELFGVQGTALIYRLEGGFVAWVQATFATAELTAYFSWVYVYGYAFLLAFPVVACLALPRTATLRRLLVAYAINYAIGLALYTLVFAYGPRNVMPDMVAPLLFANQPDIMLLADEVNVNTNVFPSLHTSLAVTVGTFAVLTREEYPRWTPIGVPLALSVVIATMYLGIHWLTDVVAGFALAFGSVSLAYRLVDPRDAAEPIDAAEPSGDANEEPPGSGTGAHD